From a region of the Pieris rapae chromosome 22, ilPieRapa1.1, whole genome shotgun sequence genome:
- the LOC123690182 gene encoding uncharacterized protein LOC123690182: MTLKQLAMDERSRFPRAAETTEQAFYTDDLIYGAHSIEEGCSMVTELQDLLHAGGFKLRKWAFNEPSILKRLSEKMNREQNQQIFTFKGDPISKTLGVYWNPKEDCFMFQSSFDFSNKTTKRALLSDISKLFDPLGWLAPAITAKKIIFQEIQSLIPLSKGSIESGLPKQYLVNIVQSKDSIVKEIIENCSSFSRAKRERHLTLAEVKEAKWKIISQVQEEEFSYEIEKLRRKESIHKSKLIALNPFLGKDGLLRVGGRLRNAFISEDMQHPIIISHAGRLTDLIIDQAHKLTFHSGPRLTLSLIRQKYWIVGSNRAVKRQLRLCVTCVKNNPRLQYQLMGDLPEARCNPVRPFKHTGVDFTGFIMIKSSKGRGMKCTKGYIAVFICMATKAVHLEVVSDLTTSAFLADLKRIRLEGPKCTVPGSSGGRNNRRFVDYLIFTTSV; this comes from the exons ATGACGTTAAAACAGCTAGCTATGGATGAGAGATCTCGGTTTCCACGGGCAGCGGAAACCACAGAGCAAGCATTTTATACAGATGACCTAATATATGGGGCTCATTCTATAGAAGAAGGATGCAGCATGGTAACGGAGTTACAGGATTTGTTGCATGCAGGGGgctttaaattaagaaaatggGCCTTCAACGAACCAAGCATATTGAAAAGGCTTTCGGAAAAGATGAACCGAGAGCAAAATCAGCaaatatttacgtttaaaGGGGATCCTATTTCAAAAACATTGGGGGTTTATTGGAACCCGAAAGAAGattgttttatgtttcaatCATCATTCGATTTCTCAAACAAAACGACTAAAAGGGCGCTTTTGTCAGATATATCCAAGTTATTTGACCCACTGGGTTGGTTAGCTCCTGCAATTACggcaaagaaaataatttttcaagaa ATCCAAAGCCTCATACCACTCAGTAAAGGAAGCATTGAGTCAGGATtaccaaaacaatatttagttaatatagtACAAAGTAAGGATAGCATAGTGAAAGAAATCATAGAAAATTGCAGCAGTTTCTCACGGGCA AAAAGGGAACGGCACCTCACATTAGCTGAAGTTAAGGAAGCAAAATGGAAGATAATTAGTCAGGTACAAGAAGAAGAATTTTCCTATGAGATAGAAAAATTGAGAAGGAAGGAAAGCATTCACAAGAGTAAATTAATTGCGTTGAATCCATTTCTTGGAAAAGATGGTCTTCTTCGTGTGGGGGGAAGGTTGCGGAACGCTTTCATTAGTGAAGACATGCAGCATCCCATTATAATTTCACATGCTGGCAGGCTAACTGATTTAATAATAGACCAAGCGCATAAGCTTACGTTTCACAGCGGCCCTCGCCTTACATTATCACTTATCAGACAGAAGTACTGGATTGTGGGTAGTAATAGAGCAGTAAAGAGGCAGTTAAGGTTATGTGTGACATGTGTTAAGAATAACCCTCGGCTGCAATATCAATTAATGGGTGACTTGCCTGAAGCACGGTGTAATCCCGTACGGCCGTTTAAGCATACAGGAGTTGATTTTACGggatttattatgattaagaGTAGCAAAGGACGAGGGATGAAGTGCACAAAGGGTTACATTGCCGTATTTATATGCATGGCTACAAAGGCAGTGCATTTAGAAGTAGTATCGGATTTAACTACTTCGGCTTTTCTAGCAGATTTAAAGAgaatccggctcgaaggaccaaaatgtacggttcctgggtcatcaggtggtagaaataatagaagatttgtAGATTACCTTATATTCACCACTTCCGTATAA
- the LOC110992563 gene encoding uncharacterized protein LOC110992563: protein MAFSIRNIISNISYFKKPGEREDAHKKKRRNTYVLEKSSFEHLEADSTSMQYTSLELPESVKKFTSKKTSLSDTDILTFTDAPLRHRRRKCKKLKLDIKKASQSMNQLDFNVENTPKHVLLESLTSETFSERFKGFDFNKSFDINEISDIDSSIEEEELMSDHSGRSDTSKSPVRMCRKMCLELPSSDESRPVPSTSPESFADVELDKNEEQRMELLLNYQMKLEKLDCFLKKMFNEFQFHIEVSKIFQSKSVVTALPGTDLSNIPQKVGDIMLNNLDLKNIDPSGSWNIIMEKEDHQAKTKVKKQLLSIKSSIDNFINSYLHNHRENKYMIKKREPQMRINPKKKQKYYDFPDLRDAMLNLFSFEESLESSFDDTKCLCKCHSSQTDSGLIIKSPEHSTSISSSIGNFTLDTSKLTAYSESLDQVLSYNSFQYSLHSMFLQKATIERITFYIQVHSIQLHCESNFETKNMVLFYCPSCKTNNVDENDLLKHILSQSHCEKIHFLYKTAYIKKCVAAGKEIQPSTVLNPMKMYRDDNKIVCFGDALYACSLCFENLIMGESVLMAHCSDPEHVERKEKLHEMID from the coding sequence ATGGCGTTctctataagaaatattatttcaaacatatcaTACTTTAAAAAGCCAGGAGAGCGCGAAGatgcacataaaaagaaacgTCGTAACACGTACGTGCTGGAAAAATCAAGTTTTGAACATTTAGAAGCTGATTCAACTTCTATGCAGTATACAAGCTTGGAATTACCGGAATCTGTAAAAAAGTTTACGTCAAAAAAAACCTCTTTGTCCGATACGGATATCCTTACTTTTACGGATGCACCACTTCGTCACAGACGCCGTAAATGCAAAAAACTTAAGTTAGATATAAAGAAAGCGAGCCAGTCTATGAACCAGCTTGATTTCAATGTGGAAAACACTCCAAAACATGTTCTTTTGGAAAGCCTTACTTCAGAAACATTCAGTGAAAGGTTTAAaggttttgattttaataaatcttttgaCATCAATGAAATATCCGACATTGATTCTTCCATTGAAGAGGAGGAACTTATGTCAGATCACTCTGGTAGATCTGATACATCAAAATCGCCAGTTAGAATGTGTAGAAAAATGTGCTTAGAACTCCCTTCAAGTGATGAGAGTAGACCTGTGCCATCAACTTCACCTGAATCATTTGCAGATGTTGAGTTGGATAAAAATGAAGAGCAACGTATGGAGCTTCTACTGAATTATCAAATGAAGTTAGAGAAACTTGattgctttttaaaaaaaatgtttaatgagTTCCAGTTTCATATTGAAGTATCAAAAATTTTTCAATCCAAGTCTGTAGTAACAGCTCTTCCAGGAACAGATTTATCAAACATACCACAAAAGGTTGGAGATATTATGTTAAACAATTtggatttgaaaaatattgatcCATCAGGAAGTTGGAATATTATTATGGAGAAGGAAGATCATCAAGctaaaacaaaagttaaaaaacaGTTACTTTCTATTAAATCTTCTATTGACAACTTTATCAATAGTTATTTACATAACcatagagaaaataaatatatgattaaaaaaagagaACCTCAAATGCGCATTAACCCTAAAAAGaagcaaaaatattatgatttccCAGATCTAAGAGATGCAATGTTAAACTTATTTTCATTTGAAGAAAGTTTAGAAAGCAGTTTTGATGATACCAAGTGTCTTTGCAAATGTCATAGCTCTCAAACTGATTCaggattaataattaaatctccTGAGCACTCAACATCAATTTCATCTTCCATTGGCAACTTTACTCTTGATACATCTAAGTTAACAGCTTATTCTGAATCTCTAGACCAGGTTTTGAGTTACAACAGCTTCCAATACTCCTTGCATAGTATGTTTCTTCAAAAAGCTACCATTGAACGCATAACATTCTATATACAAGTGCATAGCATTCAATTACATTGTGAATCTAATTTTGAGACAAAAAATATGGTGCTATTCTATTGTCCTTCAtgtaaaacaaacaatgtAGATGAAAATGATCTtttgaaacatattttgagTCAGTCACACTGTGAAAagatacattttctttacaaaacggcttatattaaaaagtgtgTGGCAGCTGGGAAAGAAATACAGCCTAGTACAGTTTTGAATCCTATGAAAATGTACAGagatgataataaaattgtctgTTTTGGTGATGCATTGTATGCTTGTTCATTGTGCTTTGAGAATCTGATTATGGGTGAGTCCGTCTTGATGGCTCATTGTTCTGATCCTGAACATGTGGAACGTAAAGAGAAATTACATGAAATGATTGATTAA
- the LOC110992561 gene encoding partner of xrn-2 protein 1 — protein sequence MKPSIDIDSLRSEHESDEQWQVRRSFMLEHKDNFDEDELVTLAQLYTNIEFLGCRYPVETMKRIAKLAEKVSAKYKESRKNKLKRTFVQASDAAEQKAKRTFKQ from the exons ATGAAACCTTCAATTGACATCGACTCACTTCGCAGTGAGCATGAATCAGATGAACAGTGGCAGGTACGTCGTAGCTTTATGCTGGAACACAAGGACAATTTTGATGAGGATGAACTGGTGACTCTGGCACAATTGTATACTAATATTGAGTTCCTAGGGTGCAG ATACCCAGTAGAAACAATGAAGCGAATTGCAAAATTAGCAGAGAAAGTATCAGCTAAGTACAAGGAGAGTAGGAAAAACAAACTCAAACGGACCTTTGTGCAGGCCAGTGATGCAGCAGAACAAAAGGCCAAACGgacatttaaacaataa